One Bufo gargarizans isolate SCDJY-AF-19 chromosome 3, ASM1485885v1, whole genome shotgun sequence DNA segment encodes these proteins:
- the LOC122930693 gene encoding gastrula zinc finger protein XlCGF17.1-like has protein sequence MVNIFECGKPLKKNGSLSTHEKIHEDVKLSTYTECEKSFSKKSSLVTHQRIHTGEKQFSCPECGKCFTMKAHLIGHQKTHTREKPFSCPECDKCFRQKENLVSHQRSHTGEKPFSCPECGKCFIRKSHLVQHQITHKEKMPFMCSECGKCFSRKSNLLEHLRVHTGEKPYSCSECGKCFSHKSSLVVHLKTHTGEKLNSCNECRKCFNDKSDLVKHQEIHIGEKPYSCTECGKCFCQKSIFINHIRVHTGEKPFSCTECEKCFSHKSSLVVHLRTHTGEKPYSCSECGKCFNHKSDLMKHRRIHTGEKTNSCTECGKFFNNKSDLVKHQRIHTGEKPYSCTECGKCFRLRSKLMDHIRTHTGEKPYLCTECGKCFRQSSKLVNHVRIHTREK, from the coding sequence ATGGTTAACATTTTTGAATGTGGGAAGCCTTTGAAAAAGAATGGTAGTCTTTCCACACATGAGAAAATTCACGAAGATGTAAAGTTATCTACATATACAGAATGTGAAAAATCTTTTAGTAAGAAATCAAGTCTTGTGACACATCAGAGgattcacacaggggaaaagcaattttcatgtccagaatgcGGAAAATGTTTTACTATGAAAGCCCATCTTATTGGACATCAAAAAACTCACACaagagagaaaccattttcatgcccAGAATGTGACAAATGTTTTAGGCAGAAAGAGAATCTTGTttcacatcagagaagtcacactggagaaaagccattttcatgtcctgaatgtgggaagtgctttATTCGGAAATCACATCTTGTGCAACATCAAATAACTCACAAAGAGAAGATGCCATTTATGtgctcagaatgtggaaagtgttttagtcgGAAATCAAATCTTTTGGAACATCTAagagttcacacaggggagaagccatattcatgttcagaatgtggaaagtgttttagtcaCAAATCAAGTCTTGTTGTTCATCtaaaaactcacacaggagagaagctaaATTCATGTAATGAGTGTAGGAAATGTTTTAACGATAAATCAGATCTTGTGAAACACCAGGAAATTCAcataggagagaagccatattcatgtacagaatgtggaaaatgtttttgtCAGAAATCAATATTTATCAACCATATAagagttcacacaggggagaagccattttcatgtactgaatgtgagaagtgttttagtcacaaatcaagtcttgttgttcatctgagaactcacacaggagagaagccatattcatgttcagaatgtgggaaatgttttaaccataaaTCAGATCTTATGAAACAccggagaattcacacaggagagaagacaaattcatgtacagaatgtgggaaattttttaataataaatcagatcttgtaaaacaccagagaattcacacaggagagaagccatattcttgtacagaatgtgggaaatgttttcgcCTGAGATCGAAACTTATGGACCAtataagaactcacacaggagaaaagccatatttatgtacagaatgtgggaaatgttttcgcCAGAGTTCAAAACTTGTGAACCATGTAAGAATTCACACAAGGGAGAAGTGA